A region of Neovison vison isolate M4711 chromosome 7, ASM_NN_V1, whole genome shotgun sequence DNA encodes the following proteins:
- the LOC122913522 gene encoding olfactory receptor 51G1-like, whose translation MATWDTLLTGSNSSTEQFVSFYLTGIPGYENVNHFISIPFCVCYLIGIVGNCTILHIIHTDKSLHEPMYYFLAMLSVTDMGMSFSTLPTVLKILWFDAREIEVNACVAQMYFIHTFSLMESAVLLAMAFDRYVAICDPLRYCSKLTPQRIIYIGVFIIIRCSIVLPVILVRIPTFPFCHSHVLSHSFCLHQEVIQLACADISFNILYGLFVVAFYWGVDSLGILLSYAFILHSVLGIASQRGKLKALNTCASHICAVLILYVPMIGLSLVHRFAKHSSPIVHITMANIYLLVPPVLNPVIYSIKTKQIRQGFLRILAPKRVGLAHN comes from the coding sequence ATGGCTACTTGGGACACCCTTTTAACAGGTTCTAACTCCAGTACTGAACAGTTTGTTTCATTCTACCTCACTGGGATTCCTGGCTATGAGAATGTTAATCACTTTATTTCCATCCCTTTTTGTGTGTGCTACCTGATTGGGATAGTGGGCAACTGTACAATCCTTCACATCATCCACACAGATAAGAGTCTCCACGAGCCCATGTACTATTTCCTGGCCATGCTGTCCGTCACTGACATGGGCATGTCATTCTCCACCTTGCCCACAGTATTAAAAATCTTATGGTTTGATGCTAGGGAGATTGAGGTGAATGCTTGTGTGGCACAGATGTATTTTATTCATACATTTTCTCTGATGGAGTCAGCTGTGCTTCTAGCCATGGCTTTTGACCGGTATGTTGCCATTTGTGATCCTTTGAGGTACTGCAGCAAACTCACTCCACAACGCATTATCTATATAGGGGTCTTCATTATAATCAGATGCTCCATTGTCCTTCCTGTTATTCTTGTTCGTATTCCCACATTTCCCTTCTGTCACTCCCATgttctctcccactctttctgctTACATCAAGAAGTCATCCAGTTGGCCTGTGCTGACAtctctttcaacattttataTGGCTTGTTTGTTGTTGCATTTTATTGGGGTGTAGATTCTCTAGGGATCTTGTTATCTTATGCTTTCATCCTCCATTCTGTGCTAGGCATTGCATCCCAGAGAGGGAAGCTCAAAGCCCTCAATACGTGTGCTTCCCACATTTGTGCTGTGCTCATTCTGTATGTGCCCATGATAGGGCTATCCTTAGTGCATCGCTTTGCAAAACACTCCTCTCCCATTGTCCACATAACCATGGCCAATATTTACCTGTTAGTTCCACCAGTACTTAATCCAGTCATTTATAGCATCAAGACAAAGCAGATTCGCCAAGGCTTCCTAAGGATATTAGCGCCCAAAAGGGTTGGACTTGCTCACAATTAG
- the LOC122914154 gene encoding olfactory receptor 51L1-like produces MANINSSNTLSSTFYLTGIPGYEEFHHWISIPFCVLYLVGIMGNCTILHIVRTDPRLHEPMYYFLAMLSLTDMGMSMPTMISLFRVLWSISREIQFNICVIQMFLIHTFSFTESSGLLAMAFDRYVAICHPLQYATILTPRLIAKIGIAALLRSAFAMIPLLARLAFFPFCHSHTLSHSYCLHQDMIHLACADTMFNIIYGLLLVIVLWGMDSLGIFVSYMCILQSILRIASREGRLKALNTCASHICVVLILYVPMIGLSIVHRFAKHSSPLIHIFMAHVYLLVPPVLNPIIYSVKTKQIRQGIFHLLFPTKVSSTVM; encoded by the coding sequence ATGGCAAACATAAACTCCAGTAATACCCTGTCCTCCACATTCTATCTCACAGGTATCCCTGGCTATGAGGAATTTCACCACTGGATATCCATCCCATTCTGTGTCCTCTACCTTGTTGGAATAATGGGCAACTGCACCATCCTGCATATTGTTCGGACGGACCCCAGGCTCCACGAGCCCATGTACTACTTCCTGGCCATGCTCTCCCTCACTGACATGGGCATGTCCATGCCCACAATGATATCACTCTTCAGGGTGTTGTGGTCCATTTCCAGGGAAATCCAATTCAATATCTGTGTGATCCAAATGTTTCTTATTCACACTTTCTCCTTCACAGAATCATCTGGGCTCTTGGCCATGGCCTTTGACCGCTATGTGGCTATCTGCCACCCTCTACAATATGCTACCATTCTCACACCAAGACTTATTGCTAAAATTGGAATTGCAGCTCTGCTTAGGAGTGCCTTTGCCATGATTCCACTTCTGGCCCGGTtggccttctttcctttctgccacTCCCACACCCTTTCTCATTCCTATTGTCTACACCAGGACATGATTCACCTTGCCTGTGCTGACACCatgtttaatattatatatgGGTTGCTTCTGGTCATTGTGCTGTGGGGCATGGACTCTCTGGGTATTTTTGTGTCTTATATGTGTATCCTTCAGTCAATATTAAGAATTGCATCACGTGAGGGGAGGCTTAAGGCTCTCAACACATGTGCATCCCACATCTGTGTTGTACTCATCCTTTACGTGCCTATGATTGGGCTCTCTATCGTCCATCGTTTTGCCAAACACTCCTCCCCACTCATCCATATCTTCATGGCTCACGTCTACTTATTGGTGCCACCTGTGCTCAATCCAATCATCTATAGTGTGAAGACGAAACAGATCCGCCAAGGAATCTTCCATCTGCTTTTCCCCACAAAAGTCAGTTCTACTGTGATGTAG